In Bradyrhizobium sp. 1(2017), one DNA window encodes the following:
- a CDS encoding polysaccharide biosynthesis/export family protein, with translation MPVARAFRWSISATSLAASAALALGGCMQTAGPVAVMPPRADLDSMAYGQPYSAPQPVVVADGGGAIGALRNSFASSPAPMPVGYAAPMVVRNGASYHLDAGDKLRVVVYGQEGLTNSYSIDAGGSITMPLIGSVPARGRTTAGLAGEIAARLRNGYIREPSVAVEIEAYRPFFILGEVLAPGQYPYVPNMTVESAVAIAGGFSPRAKRDMVTVTHTENGGAMRAVVPLGTPLAPGDTVFVGERWF, from the coding sequence GTGCCGGTTGCACGCGCGTTTCGATGGTCGATCTCGGCGACGTCCTTGGCAGCGTCCGCCGCGCTTGCCCTTGGCGGCTGTATGCAGACCGCGGGCCCCGTCGCGGTGATGCCGCCGCGCGCCGATCTCGACTCGATGGCCTATGGCCAGCCCTACAGCGCACCGCAGCCGGTCGTCGTTGCCGACGGTGGCGGCGCCATCGGTGCGCTGCGCAATTCCTTTGCCTCTTCGCCCGCGCCCATGCCGGTCGGCTACGCCGCGCCGATGGTGGTGCGCAATGGCGCCTCCTACCATCTCGACGCCGGCGACAAGCTTCGCGTCGTGGTCTACGGCCAGGAGGGGCTCACCAACAGCTATTCGATCGACGCGGGCGGCTCCATCACCATGCCGCTGATCGGCTCCGTTCCGGCGCGCGGCCGCACCACGGCAGGGTTGGCCGGCGAGATCGCCGCACGCCTGCGCAACGGCTACATCCGCGAGCCTTCGGTCGCGGTGGAGATCGAGGCCTATCGCCCGTTCTTCATCCTCGGCGAAGTCCTCGCGCCCGGCCAATATCCTTACGTCCCGAACATGACGGTCGAGAGCGCGGTCGCCATCGCCGGCGGCTTCTCGCCCCGCGCCAAGCGCGACATGGTCACCGTCACGCACACCGAAAATGGCGGTGCCATGCGCGCCGTCGTCCCGCTCGGCACGCCCCTGGCGCCGGGGGACACCGTGTTCGTCGGCGA